From the Zonotrichia albicollis isolate bZonAlb1 chromosome Z, bZonAlb1.hap1, whole genome shotgun sequence genome, one window contains:
- the LOC141727123 gene encoding uncharacterized protein LOC141727123, with product MWGLTKWTFDHGLDPLELDFTYPLDAGLPQVGAAPVIGAALPGDRSRDSSHPKRTTPETRTLAWFYFVAAARLLHLPHGLCFNIAGSQP from the exons ATGTGGGGCCTGACGAAGTGGACATTTGACCACGGACTGGACCCTTTGGAGTTGGATTTTACTTATCCTCTGGACGCCGGACTAccccaggtgggagcagccccCGTTATAGGGGCAGCGCTCCCTGGGGATCGGAGTCGGGACTCCTCGCACCCTAAGAGGACGACTCCTGAGACGAGGACCCTCGCCTGGTTTTACTTTGTCGCCGCTGCCAGATTG TTACATCTCCCCCATGGCCTCTGTTTCAACATCGCTGGCTCCCAACCCTAG